Proteins from a single region of Butyrivibrio fibrisolvens:
- a CDS encoding zinc ribbon domain-containing protein, which translates to MKKKDIQNQQQVQAAPPKKGIRLSTIVEVFMFITGILLTAMFFLPVYKDTVKYNSDYFKLDNLLNVFPDNAASYLGLAGRFLDDRNVAVTVMIFAFMLVMPILLAVLTFPKLRKISALSIIPIIILVAGQFFFGFGFTVEQKALELAPFGYFYSVLVFQLPMMYLIFIIQSIIEKGRMKREAKNAPAMDPSYQQFAPQGGFGQQPMEGPQFGGPQGGFGQQPPMNDQQFAPQGGFGQQPPMNDQQFAPQGGFGQPMEGPQFGGPQGGFGQPAPMSDQQFAPQNDFQQAPSFNEQPQNSFVTEAPEPAPAPEPVPVPAPEPVFAEPAFSAAAEPVVEAPVNFEEAKESVTEDLSEKAPEVAETVDNTVGTIDASIEAPQAEEPVKMQPAFCQQCGAKLEQGALFCMQCGSPVK; encoded by the coding sequence ATGAAAAAGAAAGATATTCAAAACCAGCAGCAGGTTCAGGCTGCACCACCTAAGAAGGGGATCAGATTATCAACTATTGTTGAAGTATTTATGTTCATCACAGGAATACTTCTTACAGCAATGTTCTTCCTTCCGGTTTATAAAGATACTGTAAAGTATAATTCAGACTACTTTAAGCTTGATAACCTGCTTAATGTTTTCCCTGATAATGCAGCTTCATATCTCGGCCTTGCAGGAAGATTCCTTGATGACCGTAATGTGGCAGTTACAGTAATGATCTTTGCATTTATGTTAGTAATGCCTATTCTTCTTGCAGTACTGACATTCCCTAAACTTAGAAAGATTTCTGCACTTTCAATCATTCCTATCATCATCCTTGTTGCAGGACAGTTCTTCTTCGGTTTTGGATTTACAGTAGAGCAGAAGGCTCTTGAGCTTGCTCCATTTGGATATTTCTACAGCGTACTTGTATTCCAGCTTCCTATGATGTATCTCATCTTCATCATTCAGTCTATCATTGAGAAGGGCAGAATGAAGAGAGAAGCTAAGAATGCTCCTGCTATGGATCCTTCATATCAGCAGTTTGCACCTCAGGGTGGATTTGGTCAGCAGCCTATGGAAGGTCCTCAGTTTGGTGGACCACAGGGCGGATTTGGCCAGCAGCCTCCTATGAATGATCAGCAGTTCGCACCACAGGGCGGATTTGGCCAGCAGCCTCCTATGAATGATCAGCAGTTCGCACCTCAGGGTGGTTTCGGACAGCCTATGGAAGGCCCTCAGTTTGGTGGACCACAGGGCGGATTTGGTCAGCCGGCTCCTATGAGCGATCAGCAGTTTGCACCACAGAATGATTTCCAGCAGGCACCTTCTTTTAACGAGCAGCCTCAGAACAGCTTTGTAACAGAAGCTCCTGAACCAGCTCCTGCTCCAGAACCAGTTCCGGTACCAGCTCCTGAACCAGTTTTTGCAGAGCCTGCTTTTAGTGCGGCAGCTGAACCTGTTGTAGAAGCTCCTGTAAATTTTGAAGAAGCTAAGGAATCTGTAACAGAAGATTTATCTGAAAAGGCTCCTGAAGTAGCTGAAACTGTAGATAATACAGTAGGCACAATTGATGCTTCTATAGAAGCTCCTCAGGCAGAGGAACCTGTAAAGATGCAGCCTGCATTCTGCCAGCAGTGCGGAGCTAAACTTGAGCAGGGCGCACTTTTCTGCATGCAGTGCGGATCACCTGTTAAGTAA
- a CDS encoding adenosylcobinamide-GDP ribazoletransferase, which yields MLRSLAIAISMYSRIPMPQFEWKEKDMRYAICFFPVVGLIIGIIEYLLWILGRSVYASSMLKACIFIAIPLMVTGGIHADGFIDTADAFCSFQNKEKKLEIMKDPHVGAFGILRFVILLLIYLGFSHQAFEVCVRRQFYCIFAAFILARSLSGLAAVTLKSAKAEGTLQSFIKDSNRNMAAGILACQAIVIFIFMFIANWKTALGFLICSVLVYIYYIHRTSKQLGGITGDTEGWYLCIQETAYMVTAVIVWHLSILFL from the coding sequence ATGCTTAGAAGTTTGGCTATAGCAATTTCCATGTATTCAAGAATTCCAATGCCGCAGTTCGAATGGAAAGAGAAGGATATGAGGTATGCTATATGCTTCTTTCCTGTTGTAGGTCTTATCATAGGTATAATTGAATATCTGTTATGGATCCTTGGAAGGAGCGTTTATGCTTCTAGTATGCTCAAAGCCTGTATCTTTATTGCTATTCCGCTTATGGTTACAGGTGGCATACATGCAGACGGTTTCATAGACACAGCAGATGCCTTCTGCTCTTTTCAGAACAAGGAAAAAAAGCTTGAGATAATGAAAGACCCTCATGTTGGAGCTTTCGGGATTCTCAGATTTGTAATACTTCTTCTTATATATTTGGGATTTTCACATCAGGCATTTGAGGTTTGCGTAAGAAGGCAGTTTTATTGCATTTTTGCAGCTTTCATCCTTGCCAGAAGCTTAAGCGGCCTTGCTGCAGTTACTTTAAAGAGTGCTAAGGCAGAGGGAACTCTTCAGTCTTTTATCAAGGATTCCAACAGAAATATGGCAGCAGGGATACTTGCCTGTCAGGCTATAGTTATATTTATCTTTATGTTTATAGCAAACTGGAAGACGGCTCTTGGCTTTTTGATCTGTTCAGTTCTTGTGTATATCTATTATATACACAGGACTTCAAAGCAGCTTGGAGGCATTACAGGAGATACAGAAGGGTGGTATCTGTGTATTCAGGAGACTGCATATATGGTAACTGCTGTAATAGTCTGGCATCTGTCTATTCTCTTTTTATAA
- a CDS encoding HAD family hydrolase → MDIKYNRKSKENLPVVAICYDFDKTLSPDDMQAQGYIQSVGYDVAQFWKDTNDLAEQNDMDVNLAYMFKMVQEAEGKLIFNKDKLAEYGSKVKVFPGVETWFERIREYGRQKGVIVEHYIISSGLKEMIEGTAMADSFTRIYANSFFYNEKGIAQWPAFVVNYTNKTQFLFRIEKGVLDINDPGVNEFYKPEDLRVPFRNMVYIGDSDTDIPCMRLVNSLGGHSIGVYDPGTGDKTKVYKMIRDNRIKFFAAADYNEGTEIDELVKAIIDRTAVNEKLEAEHIKSVEETRANS, encoded by the coding sequence ATGGATATTAAATATAATAGAAAATCAAAAGAAAATCTGCCTGTAGTGGCAATATGTTATGACTTTGATAAGACTCTGTCTCCTGATGATATGCAGGCTCAGGGATACATCCAGTCAGTTGGATATGATGTGGCTCAGTTCTGGAAGGATACCAATGATCTTGCAGAGCAAAATGATATGGATGTGAACCTTGCATACATGTTTAAGATGGTACAGGAAGCAGAAGGCAAGCTGATCTTCAATAAAGATAAGCTTGCAGAGTATGGCTCTAAAGTTAAGGTATTTCCCGGAGTTGAGACCTGGTTTGAAAGGATCAGAGAATACGGCAGACAAAAGGGTGTAATAGTTGAGCATTACATCATTTCATCAGGCCTTAAGGAGATGATCGAGGGAACAGCTATGGCTGATTCCTTTACAAGAATATATGCTAATTCTTTTTTCTATAATGAAAAAGGAATAGCACAGTGGCCTGCTTTTGTTGTTAATTATACAAACAAGACCCAGTTCCTTTTCAGGATCGAAAAGGGCGTTCTTGATATCAACGATCCGGGAGTTAATGAGTTCTATAAACCTGAAGACCTTCGTGTTCCTTTCAGAAATATGGTTTATATCGGAGACAGCGATACAGATATTCCATGTATGAGACTTGTTAATTCTCTTGGCGGACACTCTATTGGTGTCTATGATCCCGGAACAGGAGATAAGACCAAGGTTTACAAGATGATCCGTGATAACAGGATCAAGTTCTTCGCTGCTGCAGATTATAATGAGGGCACGGAGATAGATGAGCTGGTTAAAGCCATCATAGACAGAACAGCAGTAAATGAAAAGCTTGAAGCTGAGCACATAAAGTCCGTTGAGGAGACCAGAGCTAACTCGTAG
- a CDS encoding alpha-amylase family glycosyl hydrolase has product MPKWLNDAVFYEIYPQSFYDTNADGIGDINGIIQKLDYIKSLGCNALWINPCYDSPFKDAGYDVRDYKKVAPRYGTNEDLYNLFKIAHEKGIRVLLDLVPGHTSEEHEWFKESAKPERNEYSDRYVWTKSVWQGIGNHPYIAGDSDRDGVYMLNFFKCQPALNYGFLNRTEDWQMAPDAPACLATRQALKDIMRFWLDHGCDGFRVDMADSLVKEDDEVKSATSAIWADINEMLAKDYPEAAMVSEWCNPTSALNLAHFDMDFYLDHHYNGYNTLVRDYETDGGDHSFFKCGAGGDIMRFLDDYLPKYNNTKGNGYISFFTCNHDTPRETASLSIRELKLAYSFFFTMPGVPFLYYGDEIGMKYIKGQPTKEGGFQRTGSRTPMQWTTGKNLGFSEAESDKLYLPVDKADDAPTVESAEKDPESLIHTVRDIIALRHKEDDLKADGSFEVIYAEKEKFPFVYKRGNLIIAVNPSEKEVTAPLNGAKATDAIYKIGKALISESGDNIVIGPQSFVIFK; this is encoded by the coding sequence ATGCCTAAGTGGCTTAATGACGCAGTTTTCTATGAAATTTATCCTCAGTCATTCTATGATACTAATGCTGACGGAATCGGTGATATAAACGGAATCATCCAAAAGCTTGATTATATCAAGAGCCTTGGATGTAATGCTCTGTGGATCAATCCCTGCTACGACTCTCCATTTAAGGATGCAGGTTATGATGTAAGAGATTATAAGAAGGTTGCTCCAAGATACGGAACTAACGAAGACCTTTATAACCTTTTTAAGATAGCTCACGAAAAGGGCATCCGCGTACTTCTTGACCTTGTTCCCGGACACACATCAGAAGAACACGAGTGGTTCAAAGAAAGTGCAAAGCCTGAAAGAAACGAGTATTCAGACCGTTATGTATGGACCAAGTCTGTATGGCAGGGAATCGGCAATCATCCTTATATTGCCGGTGACAGCGACAGAGACGGCGTATACATGCTCAACTTCTTCAAGTGCCAGCCAGCTCTTAACTACGGCTTCCTTAACAGAACCGAGGACTGGCAGATGGCTCCTGATGCTCCTGCTTGCCTTGCTACAAGGCAGGCTCTCAAAGATATCATGAGATTCTGGCTTGATCACGGATGCGACGGCTTCCGCGTAGATATGGCAGATTCTCTGGTCAAAGAAGATGATGAAGTAAAGTCAGCTACAAGCGCAATCTGGGCTGATATTAATGAAATGCTGGCTAAAGACTATCCTGAAGCTGCCATGGTATCTGAGTGGTGCAATCCCACATCCGCTCTTAACCTTGCTCACTTCGACATGGACTTCTATCTCGACCATCATTACAACGGTTACAACACACTTGTACGTGACTACGAGACAGACGGCGGTGACCACAGCTTCTTTAAATGCGGAGCAGGCGGCGACATCATGCGTTTCCTTGATGATTACCTTCCCAAATATAATAATACAAAAGGTAATGGTTATATAAGCTTCTTTACCTGTAACCATGACACTCCTAGAGAAACAGCTTCTCTTTCAATCAGAGAACTTAAACTTGCTTATTCCTTCTTCTTCACTATGCCCGGAGTTCCATTCCTCTACTACGGCGACGAGATTGGAATGAAATACATAAAAGGCCAGCCCACCAAAGAAGGCGGCTTCCAGCGCACAGGTTCAAGAACACCTATGCAGTGGACAACCGGCAAGAACCTCGGTTTCTCAGAAGCAGAAAGCGATAAGCTCTACCTTCCTGTAGATAAAGCAGATGATGCTCCAACAGTTGAAAGTGCAGAAAAAGATCCTGAATCTCTCATCCACACAGTAAGAGATATCATAGCTTTAAGACATAAAGAAGATGACCTCAAAGCAGACGGAAGCTTCGAAGTCATCTATGCAGAAAAAGAGAAATTCCCTTTTGTATATAAGAGAGGAAATCTCATCATCGCAGTTAACCCTTCCGAAAAAGAAGTTACTGCTCCTCTTAATGGAGCAAAGGCTACAGATGCCATCTACAAGATAGGAAAAGCTCTTATTTCAGAATCAGGCGATAACATTGTTATAGGACCACAGTCATTTGTGATCTTTAAATAA
- a CDS encoding trypsin-like peptidase domain-containing protein — MNGDEILRNVNNDAVQNSGDGLNVQDVSYIANENVKDVANEKINAVTDEAVNCDKNENDANTIKSDIKKENRKARRAAKKEARKKAKAQRKGKMTGKIAGALALAAVFGVCTGAGIYGASNFTTLSLNDGSNTSYSIAATNTDTDSSDSEIKVTTTSNTQVVTTDVTSVVASVMPSIVSINIKATTTTTDFFGQSYQQESEGAGSGIIIAKSDTELIIVTNNHVIADANSMEVSFVDGSSATAYLKGTESSVDIAVIAVELEDLSEDTLSSISIATLGDSNSLTVGESAIAIGNALGYGQSVTTGVISALGREIETEDGETNTFIQTDAAINPGNSGGALLNSAGEVIGVTSSKIGATTVEGMGFAIPISDVIDLINDLMNEDTKITVAEAQKGALGVSVMTPTGIDGAYVAAVSEGSAADKAGIEAGDLITSFDGNDITSAADLTSIMSYYAEGDTVTVTVLRRVNGQYQYVDIEVTLDNASELSGSSSSGDDNNQGYSFGMPGQSGSESEHESQPQQGFDSQGNESQSEQEYDSPQGNYGGGSGFSFGG, encoded by the coding sequence ATGAATGGTGATGAAATCCTCAGAAATGTTAATAATGATGCAGTTCAGAACAGTGGTGATGGATTGAATGTGCAGGATGTAAGTTATATTGCGAATGAGAATGTAAAAGATGTAGCTAATGAAAAGATAAATGCTGTAACTGATGAAGCAGTTAATTGTGATAAAAATGAAAATGATGCGAATACTATAAAGTCTGATATCAAGAAAGAAAACAGAAAAGCCAGAAGAGCAGCTAAAAAAGAAGCGAGAAAGAAAGCAAAAGCGCAGAGAAAAGGTAAGATGACTGGAAAGATTGCAGGAGCACTTGCGCTTGCAGCGGTGTTTGGAGTTTGTACGGGAGCAGGTATTTATGGAGCTTCGAATTTTACAACTCTTTCACTTAATGATGGGTCAAATACTTCTTATAGCATAGCTGCAACTAACACAGATACTGATTCGTCGGATTCTGAGATCAAGGTTACGACTACAAGTAATACTCAGGTCGTTACGACAGATGTTACCAGTGTTGTGGCTTCTGTAATGCCTTCGATCGTATCTATAAATATAAAGGCTACAACTACAACAACAGATTTCTTCGGGCAGTCTTATCAGCAGGAGTCTGAAGGAGCAGGATCTGGAATAATTATCGCTAAGAGTGATACGGAGCTTATCATTGTTACTAATAATCATGTAATAGCAGATGCGAATTCCATGGAAGTTTCATTTGTAGATGGTAGCAGTGCTACGGCGTATCTTAAGGGAACAGAATCTTCTGTTGATATAGCTGTGATTGCTGTAGAGCTTGAGGATCTTTCTGAAGATACGCTTAGTTCTATAAGCATTGCTACACTTGGTGATTCTAATTCACTTACAGTTGGCGAGAGTGCTATAGCTATTGGTAATGCTCTTGGCTATGGTCAGTCAGTTACAACGGGTGTTATCAGTGCACTTGGTAGAGAGATAGAGACAGAAGATGGCGAGACCAATACTTTCATACAGACAGATGCAGCAATTAACCCTGGTAACTCTGGTGGAGCACTTTTAAATAGTGCAGGTGAAGTAATTGGAGTTACATCAAGTAAGATTGGTGCTACAACAGTAGAAGGAATGGGATTTGCGATTCCAATTTCTGATGTAATAGATCTTATCAATGATCTTATGAATGAAGATACTAAGATTACAGTTGCGGAAGCGCAGAAAGGTGCTTTGGGCGTATCTGTAATGACTCCTACAGGAATAGACGGAGCCTATGTTGCAGCAGTAAGCGAAGGAAGTGCAGCAGATAAGGCTGGAATTGAAGCAGGAGATCTTATAACATCTTTTGATGGAAATGACATAACATCTGCAGCTGACCTTACAAGTATTATGTCTTACTATGCAGAAGGAGACACAGTTACTGTAACTGTTCTTAGAAGAGTTAACGGTCAGTATCAGTATGTAGATATTGAAGTAACGCTTGATAATGCATCTGAGCTGTCAGGCTCATCATCAAGTGGTGATGATAACAACCAGGGTTATAGCTTTGGAATGCCTGGTCAGTCTGGTTCAGAATCGGAACATGAATCACAGCCGCAACAGGGATTTGATTCTCAGGGTAATGAATCACAGTCTGAGCAAGAGTATGATTCACCGCAGGGAAATTATGGCGGCGGTTCAGGATTTTCATTTGGCGGATAA
- a CDS encoding dihydrofolate reductase: protein MKAIVAVDNNWAIGYGGNLLISIPADHKMFRNETKNKVVILGRKTLATFPNSLPLDQRTNIILSANPDYTVKSTSTGTAIMARSIEEVLKIASEYDTNDVYVIGGTSVYTQLLPYVDTCIVTKVDREFTADAYFPNLEKDPEWELAEESDEQYYFDNCYTFQRWIRK from the coding sequence ATGAAAGCAATAGTTGCAGTAGATAATAACTGGGCAATAGGATACGGCGGTAATCTTCTTATCAGCATTCCGGCTGATCACAAGATGTTCCGTAATGAGACCAAGAATAAGGTTGTAATACTTGGAAGAAAGACTCTTGCAACATTCCCAAACAGCCTTCCGCTTGACCAAAGGACCAATATCATCTTATCTGCAAATCCGGATTATACGGTTAAGAGTACTTCTACAGGAACTGCTATCATGGCAAGGAGCATTGAAGAGGTACTGAAGATAGCTTCAGAGTATGATACCAACGATGTATATGTTATCGGTGGCACAAGCGTTTATACTCAGCTTCTTCCATATGTGGATACATGTATTGTTACCAAGGTTGACAGGGAGTTCACAGCTGATGCATACTTCCCTAATCTTGAAAAAGATCCTGAGTGGGAACTTGCAGAAGAAAGCGACGAACAGTACTACTTCGATAACTGCTACACATTCCAGAGGTGGATCCGCAAGTAA
- a CDS encoding EAL domain-containing protein, which translates to MHYKYSDFFSERWQNDPDGQVISDEYIEIGPGESVRLYHKLPYSIPPEEAIAIYDPEMYIAIYANGTFLGEFAKGTDDVLGKEIGNTWFMINIPKFASGKFLTLEMTNPTSRSIRFYFNYAIFGQRNDLNNEIFIKNMSAILNGIIFIVVGIILVIFSFYLFKFKIESMELPAAYMSAVSIFSGIWLLMESNLPQFISSSVSARYSMAVFLFMIIPIFLLLFFLEYINCGKKVTLFLLCTYLFVMSVSVFLYVTGISHISVSFVGFLIYLYAMILTLLVLQIRELILTKDMYIFASIIGTLFFIIVSGYSVIRYRMVYIEGNSKYFRLGYSVFLMTITLTVLFKSFHEIRGEMTLRRLKELAYVDTVTGGNSLAYLNEKFTEIDKEKRGEYWLLYMNLVGFKAVNEIIGWENGNVLLKELYQQNQTTLVDGEAQAALGQSSFAMLIKSDKKANEVRRKCSQLREGLEKVLRDNFKSLSVRVEFSACPISAGDENFKAILDLARIAYRNSAASYDIASDCWMYTETCKDKLRVEKTMENRLEKALTNKEMELFLQPKVDPHTGKVTGAESLVRWRRNDGTILRPVYFIPVFERNRMIARVDLFMFRETCLFIKKWIDEGNEPFRISVNISKYSILNPENFESYEKIIREIQPPIQWIEFEITESMAYNNEDDIAEIIDRIHDLGATVSMDDFGSSYSNLVAIQRLQFDTVKIDRGIFTHGFPDNEKSFQMVSALMRMFTTIGIFVVAEGIESENQVQVLKKLGCHSIQGYYYSKPLDVESFKEYFISTNGVEDIGKRA; encoded by the coding sequence TTGCATTATAAGTACTCGGATTTTTTCTCGGAGAGATGGCAGAATGATCCGGATGGCCAGGTAATAAGTGATGAATATATCGAGATCGGACCCGGAGAATCGGTTCGGTTATATCATAAGTTACCGTATTCTATCCCGCCTGAAGAAGCTATAGCAATATATGATCCCGAAATGTATATTGCCATATATGCTAATGGCACCTTCCTTGGAGAATTTGCCAAAGGTACGGATGATGTTCTGGGCAAAGAGATTGGAAATACCTGGTTCATGATAAATATTCCAAAGTTTGCATCGGGTAAGTTCCTGACTCTTGAAATGACAAATCCTACATCAAGAAGCATTCGTTTCTACTTCAATTACGCAATATTTGGACAGCGCAATGACCTTAATAATGAGATTTTCATTAAGAATATGAGTGCTATTCTTAATGGAATTATTTTCATTGTTGTTGGTATAATTCTGGTTATTTTTTCGTTCTATTTATTTAAATTTAAGATAGAGTCCATGGAGCTTCCTGCAGCTTATATGTCAGCTGTATCTATATTTTCAGGAATCTGGCTTTTGATGGAATCAAATCTTCCTCAGTTTATAAGCAGTTCGGTATCTGCCAGATATTCAATGGCAGTATTTCTTTTCATGATCATTCCTATCTTTCTGTTACTGTTTTTCCTTGAATATATAAATTGCGGGAAAAAAGTCACACTGTTTCTTTTGTGTACTTATCTTTTTGTAATGTCAGTTTCAGTATTTTTGTATGTGACAGGGATATCGCATATTTCTGTAAGCTTTGTGGGGTTTCTTATCTATTTGTATGCCATGATCCTGACACTTCTGGTACTTCAGATAAGAGAGCTTATCCTGACAAAAGACATGTATATCTTTGCATCGATAATCGGAACTCTTTTCTTTATTATTGTCTCCGGTTATAGTGTCATTCGTTATCGCATGGTTTATATAGAAGGCAATTCAAAATACTTCAGGCTTGGATACAGCGTTTTCCTTATGACTATAACCCTCACCGTGCTGTTTAAATCTTTCCATGAGATAAGAGGTGAGATGACACTCAGAAGGCTTAAAGAACTGGCATATGTCGATACCGTAACAGGCGGTAATTCACTTGCTTATCTTAACGAGAAGTTTACAGAGATAGATAAGGAAAAACGTGGCGAGTACTGGCTTTTGTACATGAACCTTGTCGGTTTTAAGGCAGTAAATGAGATCATCGGCTGGGAAAATGGAAATGTATTGTTAAAAGAACTGTATCAGCAGAACCAGACCACTCTTGTGGATGGTGAAGCTCAGGCAGCACTTGGCCAATCGAGTTTTGCAATGCTGATAAAGAGCGACAAAAAGGCAAATGAAGTTAGACGTAAGTGCTCACAGCTTAGAGAAGGCCTTGAAAAGGTACTTAGAGATAATTTTAAGTCATTATCTGTAAGAGTTGAGTTTTCAGCATGCCCTATAAGTGCAGGAGATGAGAACTTTAAGGCAATCCTTGATCTTGCCAGAATAGCTTATAGAAACTCAGCAGCTTCCTATGACATTGCATCTGACTGCTGGATGTATACTGAAACGTGTAAAGACAAGCTCCGTGTCGAGAAGACTATGGAGAACAGGCTTGAAAAGGCTCTTACAAATAAAGAAATGGAGCTCTTCCTCCAGCCCAAAGTTGATCCTCATACAGGCAAAGTTACAGGAGCAGAGTCTCTTGTCAGATGGCGCAGAAATGATGGAACTATTTTAAGACCTGTATACTTTATTCCTGTTTTTGAAAGAAACCGTATGATAGCAAGGGTTGATCTCTTTATGTTCAGAGAGACCTGCCTTTTTATAAAGAAATGGATCGATGAAGGGAATGAACCCTTCAGGATATCAGTAAATATCTCTAAATACAGTATCCTGAATCCGGAGAACTTTGAAAGCTATGAGAAGATTATAAGAGAGATCCAGCCTCCGATTCAGTGGATTGAGTTTGAAATAACCGAGTCCATGGCTTACAATAACGAAGATGACATTGCCGAGATCATCGACAGAATCCATGATCTTGGTGCTACAGTATCCATGGATGATTTTGGAAGTTCATACTCCAACCTTGTTGCGATCCAAAGGCTCCAGTTCGATACAGTCAAGATCGACAGAGGCATCTTTACCCATGGCTTCCCTGATAATGAAAAGAGTTTTCAGATGGTCAGCGCTCTTATGCGCATGTTTACAACAATCGGTATATTCGTTGTAGCAGAAGGCATAGAGTCTGAAAATCAGGTACAGGTACTTAAAAAGCTTGGATGTCATTCCATACAAGGATACTATTATTCCAAGCCGCTTGATGTTGAGAGCTTTAAAGAGTATTTTATCAGCACTAACGGCGTAGAGGATATTGGCAAAAGAGCCTGA
- the thyA gene encoding thymidylate synthase, translated as MSKADEYFIEMCNDILTNGTTTEGQAVRPHWPDGASAYTIKIFGQAHTYDLSKEFPLMTLRKTGIKTATDEVLWIYQKKSSNIKNLKGSIWDEWADDNGSIGKAYGWQIAEKNSYKGVTEEGIDKAFPTWKKEIEGNKVMYSYVPGPGIPSMEERLVPGTDAYERLGEPDIVFDRESKIAVMDQMNKVIYDLKINPFSRRIMTTTWNVSELSDMHLEPCAYSMTYNVTQDKADGRLVLNAVLNQRSQDMLAANNWNIVQYSSLVHMLAQVCDMKVGKLLHVIADCHIYDRHIPYIKELIGRTPLPAPTFHLNPDIKDFYDFTRNDVSVENYEVAGDQFKDIPIAI; from the coding sequence ATGTCTAAAGCTGATGAATACTTTATTGAGATGTGCAATGATATTCTGACTAATGGTACTACTACAGAAGGTCAGGCCGTTCGTCCACATTGGCCGGATGGAGCATCTGCATATACGATCAAGATCTTCGGTCAGGCACATACTTATGATCTTTCTAAAGAATTTCCACTTATGACTCTCCGTAAGACAGGTATCAAGACAGCTACAGATGAAGTACTTTGGATATATCAGAAGAAATCTTCAAATATCAAAAATTTAAAAGGTTCGATCTGGGATGAGTGGGCTGATGACAATGGCTCTATAGGCAAAGCTTATGGCTGGCAGATCGCAGAGAAGAATTCATATAAAGGCGTTACAGAAGAAGGAATCGATAAGGCTTTTCCTACATGGAAAAAAGAAATCGAAGGAAATAAGGTAATGTATTCATATGTTCCTGGACCTGGTATCCCTTCTATGGAAGAGCGTCTTGTACCAGGAACTGATGCATACGAAAGACTTGGCGAGCCTGACATAGTTTTTGACAGAGAATCAAAGATAGCAGTTATGGATCAGATGAACAAGGTTATCTATGACCTTAAGATCAATCCATTCTCTCGCCGTATCATGACTACCACATGGAATGTATCAGAACTTTCTGATATGCATCTTGAACCATGTGCATACAGCATGACTTATAACGTGACTCAGGACAAGGCAGATGGAAGACTTGTTCTTAACGCTGTTCTAAATCAGCGTTCTCAGGATATGCTTGCAGCAAACAACTGGAATATTGTCCAGTATTCTTCACTTGTGCATATGCTAGCACAGGTATGTGATATGAAAGTTGGCAAACTTCTTCATGTAATCGCAGACTGCCATATCTATGACAGGCATATTCCATATATCAAAGAACTTATAGGAAGGACGCCTCTTCCGGCACCAACTTTCCACCTTAATCCGGATATCAAGGATTTTTATGACTTTACAAGGAATGACGTGAGTGTAGAAAATTATGAGGTAGCAGGAGACCAGTTTAAAGATATACCGATTGCCATTTAA